A genomic window from Henningerozyma blattae CBS 6284 chromosome 3, complete genome includes:
- the TBLA0C03460 gene encoding uncharacterized protein (similar to Saccharomyces cerevisiae GIC2 (YDR309C) and GIC1 (YHR061C); ancestral locus Anc_5.331), translating to MHGKSPVQVNMENLPQMKSIWLDEDQEAEKLYGLQTQQFMNSGTEDDNGMAIMTVNSNKPLLNNKKNIRLPPLVKQRVYVPLNNHDAKFSKKKKFLGLFNLKDIQSHQKHSDKSTSPLGNRNISGPYQFQHISHCALSTNKTKQDDSMRGAERIPSPERENQNTTQSQHTLLLHTLPPPFQDLEKKQSASSSIYSSQEVELDEPQSKNIQENFMRSSESAGHTRSRSLEPSKPPTILEELLNKQANTDFIISEENKTHSISSQSGFEITPGSTRIKSTSSMATSIGDISFSPSTVGIDRMNTLEKFRMARKKGHSRNNSASSNEINVDFLKNYDFPTLLEDKEILKFSSSVNNITLKNQSQTTISMGHTESPQISSLSRLRRNSDSLLITTPKTEIHCFEGTPGSRKSLDDILLCYFNDEDSNNPSPSKVTDSVMLSAKLYQKEFPMESSKLGQKECTINSTDIAQKEFQFEI from the coding sequence atgcaTGGTAAGAGCCCTGTTCAAGTTAATATGGAGAATCTACCTCAGATGAAATCTATTTGGTTGGATGAAGACCAAGAAGCAGAGAAATTGTATGGGCTGCAGACTCAACAGTTTATGAACTCGGGCACCGAGGATGATAATGGTATGGCAATTATGACAGTCAATAGTAACAAGCCATTgctaaataataagaaaaatattagacTCCCACCATTGGTAAAACAACGTGTTTATGTACCATTGAATAACCATGACGCAAAGTTTAgtaagaaaaagaaatttttaggtttattcaatttgaaagatattCAATCGCATCAGAAACATTCTGACAAATCCACTAGTCCACTTGgtaatagaaatatttcagGACCTTATCAGTTCCAACATATTTCTCATTGTGCTTTATCTACGAATAAAACCAAACAAGATGATTCAATGAGAGGAGCAGAAAGAATCCCTTCTCCAGAGAGAGAAAATCAGAACACAACACAGTCACAACATACACTTCTACTCCATACATTACCACCACCATTTCAAGATCttgaaaagaaacaaagtgcttcatcttcaatttATTCTTCTCAAGAAGTTGAGCTTGATGAACCAcaaagtaaaaatatacagGAAAATTTTATGCGAAGTTCAGAATCTGCTGGGCACACCAGATCACGCTCATTAGAGCCTTCAAAACCACCTACAATTTTAGAGGAATTGTTAAACAAACAAGCTAATACTGATTTCATAATTtctgaagaaaataaaacacaTTCTATATCATCCCAGTCTGGATTCGAAATTACTCCAGGTAGCACAAGAATAAAATCCACTTCATCGATGGCTACTTCAATAGGTGATATATCTTTTAGTCCATCTACAGTTGGTATAGATAGAATGAACactttagaaaaattcCGTATGGCAAGGAAGAAAGGTCATTCTCGTAATAATTCTGCAAGTagtaatgaaattaatgtCGATTTCctgaaaaattatgatTTTCCAACTTTACTAGAAGACAAGGAAATTCTCAAGTTTTCATCTTctgttaataatataacttTGAAGAATCAATCTCAAACAACAATTAGCATGGGTCATACAGAATCTCCACAAATTTCAAGTTTATCGAGATTAAGAAGAAATTcagattcattattaatcaCGACTCCCAAAACAGAAATTCATTGTTTCGAAGGAACTCCTGGCTCTCGTAAGTCTTTGGATGATATCTTATTATGCTATTTCAATGACGAAGATAGCAATAATCCATCTCCAAGTAAAGTAACAGATTCAGTAATGCTATCTGCAAAGTTGTATCAAAAAGAATTTCCCATGGAATCATCTAAACTGGGGCAGAAAGAATGCACAATAAATTC
- the SSZ1 gene encoding ribosome-associated complex protein SSZ1 (similar to Saccharomyces cerevisiae SSZ1 (YHR064C); ancestral locus Anc_5.335), with amino-acid sequence MSSPVIGISFGNTSSSIAYINPKNDVDVIANPDGERSIPSVLSYVGEDEYHGGQAVQQLVRNPKNTIINFRDFIGLPFSECDATKCANSAPIIDIDGKAGFAITRGEGVEEKITVDEVVSRHLNRLKLAAEDYIGTKISQAVLTIPTNFTGEQKSALIASAAKVGLKIVQFVNEPSAALLAHLEAFPNEKDANYVVADFGGVRSDAAVIAVRNGVFTILATAHNTALGGDNLDDALIEYFAKDFQKKTQSNPRKNARSMAKLRVNSITTKKTLSNATSGTISIDSLADGFDYHTSINRMRFELTANKVFGQFSAFIELVISKANLDLLDIDAVLLTGGVAFTPKLSSNLEFLFPESVEILSAQNKNSSSNPNELSSSGAALQARLISAYDDDELAEALQPVVVNTQHTSKPIGFADSEGNFHPVLLAESSFPVQKKVTLKSAQGNLLLSIYEGEHKIVEKTIESEAKEADDEDSEEYSDDEPEVVREKIYSLGAKLMDLGIKDVKGGLEIAFNLNKDGKLRVTARDLKSTNVVKGEL; translated from the coding sequence ATGTCTTCCCCAGTTATCGGTATTTCCTTTGGTAACACCTCCTCTTCTATCGCTTACATCAACCCAAAAAATGATGTCGATGTTATTGCCAACCCGGATGGTGAACGTTCTATTCCATCTGTTTTGTCTTACGTTGGTGAAGATGAATACCATGGTGGTCAAGCGGTTCAACAACTAGTTAGAAACCCAAAAAATACCATCATCAACTTCCGTGATTTCATTGGTTTACCATTCTCTGAATGTGATGCTACCAAATGTGCTAATAGTGCGccaattattgatattgacGGTAAGGCTGGTTTTGCCATTACTAGAGGTGAAGGTGTTGAGGAAAAGATCACTGTTGATGAAGTTGTTTCCAGACATTTAAACAGATTAAAATTGGCTGCTGAAGATTATATTGGTACTAAGATCTCTCAAGCTGTCCTAACTATCCCAACAAATTTCACTGGTGAACAAAAATCTGCCTTAATTGCTTCTGCTGCTAAAGTTGGTTTGAAGATCGTTCAATTCGTAAATGAACCATCTGCAGCATTGTTAGCTCATTTAGAAGCTTTCccaaatgaaaaagatgCTAACTATGTTGTTGCCGACTTTGGTGGTGTCAGATCTGATGCTGCTGTTATTGCAGTCCGTAATGGTGTTTTTACCATCTTAGCTACTGCTCATAACACTGCTTTAGGTGGTGATAACTTAGACGATGCCTTAATAGAATATTTCGCTAAAGATTTCCAAAAGAAAACCCAATCTAACCCAAGAAAGAATGCTAGATCTATGGCCAAATTAAGAGTTAACTCTATCACAACTAAAAAAACCTTGTCTAACGCCACTTCTGGTACTATCTCTATTGATTCTTTAGCCGATGGTTTCGATTATCACACTTCTATCAACAGAATGAGATTTGAATTAACTGCCAACAAAGTCTTTGGTCAATTTTCTgcatttattgaattagtTATCTCTAAGGCTAACTTAGATTTATTAGACATCGATGCTGTTTTATTAACTGGTGGTGTTGCTTTCACTCCAAAATTATCTAGTAACTTAGAGTTTTTATTCCCAGAATCtgttgaaattttaagtgctcaaaacaaaaacagtTCTAGCAATCCAAATGAATTATCCTCTTCTGGTGCCGCTTTACAAGCCAGATTAATCAGTGcttatgatgatgatgaattagcTGAAGCCTTACAACCAGTTGTTGTTAACACTCAACACACTTCCAAACCAATTGGGTTTGCTGACTCTGAAGGTAACTTCCACCCTGTTTTATTGGCCGAATCTTCTTTCCCAGTACAAAAGAAGGTTACTTTGAAGAGTGCTCAAggtaatttattattaagcATCTACGAAGGTGAACACaaaattgttgaaaaaaCCATTGAATCAGAAGCAAAAGAAgctgatgatgaagattctGAAGAGTACTCAGATGATGAACCAGAAGTTGTtagagaaaaaatttactcTCTAGGTGCTAAATTAATGGATTTGGGTATTAAAGATGTTAAAGGTGGTTTAGAAATCGCATTTAACTTGAACAAGGATGGTAAATTAAGAGTCACTGCCAGAGACTTAAAATCCACTAACGTTGTAAAGGGTGAATTATAA
- the TBLA0C03510 gene encoding uncharacterized protein (similar to Saccharomyces cerevisiae PIB1 (YDR313C); ancestral locus Anc_5.339) encodes MTNESTVVNRLAQWQPDESIDSCLHCQVKFNFLTRRHHCRCCGGIFCGNCTDRFCYYETTGKVRIIQRSSKDTNKKELPPYRTCIPCYCFLSQEGLLLNRTIRLRLQPDSQSISNTHTDANAATNSHVTTDEALNNMIQEVSKSDSETEESHELLTADRTPELSNTNSNSSSGTSTCSGSSDNNTSISVSYSASIATPAITTDVRQVLNTQSRNDQDSAFCPVCNIDLSQLSDDTKIEQHIQRCIENAEAIQQHKKVSLNAELLLSEVALKRMLVFKMPPSTTNENSSTGCDFDQNECPICFEEMEPGTKVGRLECFCVFHYDCIKAWFNKKAKKIYAANTSQTTTGESNHIGKNLCPLHDAIF; translated from the coding sequence ATGACCAACGAGTCAACTGTGGTTAATCGTCTGGCCCAATGGCAGCCTGACGAGTCTATCGATTCATGCTTACATTGCCAAGTTAAATTCAACTTCTTAACAAGAAGACATCATTGTAGATGTTGTGGGGGTATTTTTTGTGGTAATTGTACCGATCGGTTTTGCTATTACGAAACTACTGGTAAAGTTCGAATTATTCAAAGAAGTTCTAAGGACACCAATAAAAAAGAGTTACCTCCATATAGGACTTGCATTCCTTGCTATTGTTTCTTAAGCCAAGAGGGCTTGTTATTAAACAGGACTATTCGATTAAGATTACAACCAGATTCACAATCTATTTCAAATACGCATACAGATGCAAACGCTGCTACCAATAGTCATGTCACTACAGATGAagctttaaataatatgataCAAGAAGTTTCTAAGTCTGATTCAGAAACTGAAGAGAGCCATGAATTATTAACCGCTGATAGGACACCAGAGTtatcaaatacaaatagtAACTCTAGCAGTGGTACCAGTACTTGTTCTGGTAGTAGTGACAACAATACTTCTATATCTGTGTCTTATTCTGCTTCTATTGCAACGCCAGCAATTACCACTGATGTACGACAAGTTCTAAATACCCAATCTAGAAATGATCAAGATTCAGCTTTTTGCCCAGTTTGTAATATCGATTTATCACAATTGAGTGATGATACAAAGATTGAACAACATATTCAAAGATGTATAGAAAATGCCGAAGCTATTCAACAGCACAAGAAAGTCTCTTTGAATgcagaattattattatcagaaGTTGCTTTAAAGAGAATGCTGGTATTTAAAATGCCACCTTCAACtactaatgaaaattcttCGACTGGGTGTGATTTTGATCAAAATGAATGTCCCATTTGCTTCGAAGAAATGGAACCAGGTACTAAGGTTGGTAGATTAGAATGCTTTTGTGTTTTCCATTATGATTGTATTAAAGCATGGTTCAATAAAAAGgccaaaaaaatttacgCAGCAAATACGTCACAAACTACAACTGGGGAATCAAACCATATAGGAAAGAATTTATGTCCATTACATGAtgctattttttaa
- the RRP3 gene encoding RNA-dependent ATPase RRP3 (similar to Saccharomyces cerevisiae RRP3 (YHR065C); ancestral locus Anc_5.337) — translation MSELKKKSKKNSVSKTDKNNTKDLASLAAKIKAKALENKKKEEEEKLKRGKDTEASDEDQSDDNSNKKDKDNQEAEEDENEYETFSSFSELKLVPELVEACKNLNYEKPTPIQSRAIPPALEGKDIIGLAQTGSGKTAAFAIPILNKLWEDQQPYYACIMAPTRELAQQIKEQFDSLGALMGVRSVCIVGGMNMMDQARDLMRKPHIIIATPGRLMDHLENTRGFSLRKLKFLVMDEADRLLDLEFGPVLDRILKILPTQGRTTYLFSATMTSKIDKLQRASLTNPVKCAVSNKYQTVDTLIQTLMVVPGGLKNTYLIYLINEFVGKSIIIFTRTKANAERLSLLSNTLEFDAIALHGDLNQNQRTGALDLFKAGKKSILIATDVAARGLDIPSVDIVINYDIPVDSKSYIHRVGRTARAGRSGKSISLVSQYDLELILRIEDVLGKKLPKENVDRDIILSLRDSVEKTNGEVIMELNRRNKEKQLRGKGRRGRMIAKDNMDKDER, via the coding sequence ATGAGcgaattgaaaaagaaaagcaaaaaaaactCTGTATCTAAAacagataaaaataatactaaagATTTAGCATCTTTAGCTGCCAAGATTAAAGCTAAAGCTCtagaaaataagaaaaaggaagaagaagaaaagcTAAAACGAGGCAAAGACACAGAAGCTTCAGATGAAGATCAATCAGatgataattctaataaaaagGATAAAGATAATCAAGAAGCTGAAGAAGACGAAAACGAATATGAAACCTTCAGCAGTTTTTCTGAATTGAAATTAGTACCTGAATTAGTTGAAGCTTGTAAGAACTTAAACTATGAAAAACCTACACCAATTCAATCAAGAGCTATTCCACCCGCGCTTGAAGGTAAAGATATAATTGGTTTGGCTCAAACTGGTTCTGGTAAGACCGCAGCTTTTGcaattccaattttaaataaattatggGAAGATCAACAACCTTATTATGCCTGTATTATGGCTCCAACCAGAGAATTAGCTCaacaaattaaagaacAATTCGATTCTTTAGGTGCCCTCATGGGTGTTCGTAGTGTTTGTATTGTTGGTGGTATGAACATGATGGACCAAGCTAGAGATTTAATGCGTAAGCCACATATCATTATTGCCACTCCAGGTAGATTAATGGATCATTTGGAAAATACTCGTGGGTTTTCCTTAAGAAAACTAAAATTCTTAGTTATGGATGAAGCTGATAGATTATTGGATTTAGAATTTGGCCCTGTATTAGACcgtattttaaaaattttaccCACTCAAGGAAGAACCACATACCTATTTTCTGCTACCATGACGTctaaaattgataaattacaaaGAGCAAGTTTAACTAACCCAGTTAAATGTGCAGTTTCGAATAAATATCAAACTGTAGATACTTTAATTCAAACTTTAATGGTTGTTCCCGGTGGCTTAAAGAATACTTActtgatttatttaataaatgaatttgttggtaaaagtattattatatttactaGAACAAAAGCTAACGCTGAACGTCTTTCTCTTTTATCAAACACTTTAGAATTCGACGCTATTGCTCTACATGGTGATTTAAACCAAAACCAAAGAACTGGTGCTTTAGATCTTTTCAAAGCTGGTAAGAAATCTATATTGATCGCTACAGATGTTGCAGCAAGAGGGTTAGATATTCCATCTGttgatattgttattaattatgATATACCTGTGGATTCTAAATCATACATCCACCGTGTTGGTAGAACTGCCAGAGCTGGTAGATCCGGTAAATCGATTTCTCTAGTATCCCAATATGATTTAGAGTTAATTTTAAGAATTGAAGACGTTCTGGGTAAAAAATTAccaaaagaaaatgttGATAGAGATATAATATTGTCCTTAAGAGATTCTGTTGAAAAAACTAATGGTGAAGTTATTATGGAATTaaatagaagaaataaagaaaaacaattaagAGGTAAAGGTAGAAGAGGCAGAATGATTGCAAAGGATAACATGGATAAGGACGAACGTTAA
- the TBLA0C03470 gene encoding uncharacterized protein (similar to Saccharomyces cerevisiae SUM1 (YDR310C); ancestral locus Anc_5.333) — MHTAVLDPINGLEQTQVSQKSIAKQSEFSNEKKVYSSDYSKEISSLKNDLFKINRQFTKLESLVLSTDTAMISSMEDLFKTINALSHNQSVLTDKLDNLLSNQVNSDSLLNSLNARLNHISEGYAGQIQDSLRLITEINNSGLFSVGKNRKKSKMNLNGGITPRLRRKSMPSFSNSGHESDSDSRTETSEDQTSEDEGDFIDETEDLTTDETFLSRNTLKNHKHLIHRRSRRSQLEKINLILEATALKSIENIKQLDKFVNVNLTLPINSSRQKNKYFSAPVASKKTLKSRTPLNAYSWMSDNDSDIKETFPGPIPQSENPTHTDVSKNDASIKKIPISSMLSQVDVPLNLNEPSSNSNNELATSAVSSTSNLNCTLSQDLFCRQMSNTRPIMTTDKNLVNENLTEESNLIVTRQDQASSLNLASNADDEGKQPNISRSRSVNNLTILSEKENGNTKSRRSSSISIPILPVAVQGICPTFVADGIIPNRHSSISSLTNIDSLDVLHSKNIALSQDFEKNNPANFQETFDYNRNSPPSTVFDPSGETYHNPSALETIKDKLKSFESSRSLQSLLENNKEKKPKPTHKSKYKIDYHTGLPQTDENKIFVDGLWISKIPSKEKELPISQRLSSRRRMKQIPLNEVVVKYETQPNKAVPGNSNGESDGYNSIEEDMPLSSHSKVSSLKTSPSRRLRSRELVEKIIFDPSTNSKSKSSSSNTSLLKSKAKELNNVPLLSTRNRKRKLFIDNSEEDIPESLESDASSKETISQFGTHFSKRSRLSVVNSSYSSRRNRTNSKNKEIMMKKISKKGNIITKESINTMSQIKSENPEKIIIDLKALHKKKKSQKRAGENPEGYPELIIHNDFVYLETNLTKPLTVCEYLELKFNKNYYCRRLPMIMYGVTLPPKDTIYEPMEINSQDESELEDIMKILGNTPANCSFLHGFEYFVCETHWLNKMARKDEFLRDSVRGWEKRKHLMSLVIYWKHRTIESRRLPTFTLFHATKELENYRLFMHVTFSWLKDHISHIKRFLEAFIKERSKKSHPWAFHSTQNMPVLGKKGTTYKNINARVDKVIHIKVSRDRTATKGIPSSSLSAPKRESRSH; from the coding sequence ATGCACACTGCGGTTTTAGACCCAATTAATGGACTAGAACAAACACAAGTCTCACAAAAGTCCATAGCAAAGCAATCTGAATTCTCTAATGagaaaaaagtatattCTTCTGACTATAGCAAAGAGATATCGTCTTTAAAGAAtgatttattcaaaattaatagacAATTTACCAAGTTAGAATCTCTAGTTTTATCTACCGACACTGCAATGATCTCGTCCATggaagatttatttaaaacaatcaATGCATTATCACATAATCAATCTGTACTTACAGATAAGCTAGATAATCTCCTCTCTAATCAAGTTAATAGTGACTCGCTGCTTAATAGTTTAAATGCAAGATTAAATCACATTTCAGAAGGCTACGCAGGACAGATCCAAGACTCTTTGAGGCTTATTACAGAGATCAATAATTCTGGTTTATTCTCTGTTGGTAAGAATAGGAAGAAATCTAAAATGAATCTTAATGGTGGAATCACTCCTAGGCTAAGAAGAAAAAGCATGCCAAGCTTCTCCAATAGTGGGCATGAAAGCGATTCTGATTCACGAACTGAGACTTCTGAAGATCAAACATCAGAAGATGAGGGTGATTTCATTGACGAAACTGAAGATCTGACAACAGATGAAACCTTTTTGTCAAGAAATactttgaaaaatcatAAGCATCTAATACACCGTAGGTCTAGGAGATCTCAATTGGAGAAGATTAACCTTATCCTAGAAGCAACTGCATTAAAATCGattgaaaatatcaaacagttagataaatttgttaatgTGAATCTAACCTTGCCTATCAATAGTTCTAggcaaaaaaataaatatttttctgcACCCGTAGCTTCAAAGAAGACCCTTAAGAGTAGGACTCCTCTAAATGCGTACTCTTGGATGTCTGATAATGATTCAGATATCAAAGAAACATTTCCTGGTCCAATCCCGCAATCTGAAAATCCAACTCACACTGATGTATCTAAAAACGATGCctctattaaaaaaattccgATATCTTCTATGCTATCCCAAGTTGATGTACCGTTAAATCTAAATGAACCATCTagtaattctaataatgagTTGGCCACATCTGCAGTTTCATCAACTAGTAACCTTAATTGTACTCTCTCTcaagatttattttgtaGACAAATGTCTAATACTCGACCAATAATGACAACTGATAAAAATCTGGTAAATGAGAATTTGACCGAAGAGTCAAATCTGATAGTTACGCGTCAAGACCAAGCTTCTTCCTTAAATCTTGCCTCTAATGCAGACGACGAAGGTAAACAGCCTAATATCTCTAGAAGCCGATCTGTTAACAATCTTACAATTCTTTCTGAAAAAGAGAATGGTAACACCAAATCTCGCAGATCATCTTCAATTAGTATACCAATACTTCCAGTAGCTGTACAAGGCATTTGCCCAACATTTGTTGCCGATGGAATAATACCCAATAGACATAGTTCAATATCTTCTCTCACAAATATTGATTCTTTAGATGTTTTAcattctaaaaatattgcACTTTCTCAGGATTTTGAGAAAAATAATCCGGCTAACTTTCAGGAGACATTTGATTACAATCGAAACTCACCTCCTAGTACAGTATTTGATCCCTCTGGTGAAACATATCATAACCCCTCAGCATTAGAAACCATTAAGGATAAATTAAAGTCATTTGAATCATCTAGGTCTCTACAATCTCTATTGGAAAAcaataaagaaaagaaacCCAAACCTACCCATAAATCGAAATATAAGATTGATTATCATACTGGTTTACCTCAAACAGAtgagaataaaatatttgtagaTGGATTATGGATTAGTAAAATACCTTCAAAGGAAAAAGAATTGCCAATATCCCAAAGGTTATCTAGCAGGCGTAGAATGAAACAAATTCCATTAAATGAAGTTGTTGTAAAATACGAGACACAACCTAACAAAGCTGTGCCTGGAAATTCTAACGGTGAATCAGATGGATATAACTCCATTGAGGAGGATATGCCACTAAGCTCTCATTCAAAAGTATCTAGTTTAAAAACATCACCTTCGCGAAGATTAAGGTCTAGAGAACTAGTCGAAAAAATCATATTCGATCCTTCCACAAACAGTAAGtctaaatcatcatcaagTAATACAAGCTTACTTAAATCCAAGGCAAAAGAGCTTAATAACGTTCCTCTCTTATCTACCAGAAACAGAAagagaaaattatttatcgATAATAGCGAAGAAGATATACCGGAATCATTGGAATCTGATGCTTCTTCCAAGGAAACCATCTCCCAATTTGGTACCCATTTCTCTAAAAGATCCAGACTTTCTGTCGTGAATAGTTCTTATTCTAGTAGACGAAATAGAAccaattctaaaaataaagaaatcatgatgaaaaaaatatcaaagaaAGGAAATATTATCACAAAAGAGTCAATCAATACTATGTCTCAAATTAAATCTGAAAATcctgaaaaaataatcattgATCTTAAAGCTCTAcataagaagaaaaaatcacAAAAACGAGCTGGCGAAAACCCAGAAGGTTATCCAGAATTAATTATCCATAACGACTTTGTATATTTGGAAACCAACTTAACTAAACCATTAACAGTTTGTGAATATTTAGAACTAAAgttcaataaaaattactATTGTAGAAGATTACCGATGATTATGTACGGCGTAACTTTGCCTCCCAAGGATACTATATATGAACCGATGGAGATCAATAGCCAAGATGAATCTGAATTAGAAGATATCATGAAAATTCTAGGTAACACCCCAGCGAATTGCAGTTTCTTACATGGgtttgaatattttgtttgtgAAACTCATTGGCTAAATAAAATGGCTAGAAAAGATGAGTTTCTGAGAGATTCTGTAAGAGGATGGGAAAAGAGAAAACATTTAATGTCTTTGGTTATCTATTGGAAACATCGTACCATTGAATCAAGACGATTACCAACTTTTACACTTTTCCATGCCACAAAAGAACTAGAAAATTATAGATTATTCATGCATGTAACATTCAGCTGGTTGAAAGATCATATCTCTCATATCAAGAGGTTTTTAGAAGCGTTTATAAAAGAACGTAGTAAAAAATCACATCCTTGGGCATTCCACAGCACACAAAATATGCCTGTTCTTGGCAAGAAAGGCACAACGTACAAGAACATTAATGCAAGAGTAGACAAGGTGATTCACATCAAAGTTTCTCGAGACCGTACAGCTACCAAGGGAATACCTTCTAGTAGTCTTTCTGCTCCCAAGAGAGAAAGTCGAAGCCACTAA